The DNA sequence GAAAAAATTGCTATTGCGACAAAATATCTTTTAGACTAGTTATGCAGCAAAAAGAAATTATTCTAAAAGTGAACATAAATAGTTATTACATTTGAAAAAGGCATGTAATAATTCAgttccttcaaaaaaaaaaaaaaaaaaaaaaaaagagagaaatcaAACACCAGAGCTCATCCATCCAAATAACAGTAACAAACAACTCTACCTACTAAAGAAAAGACAGGTATAAAACAAATTCTTGTGAACAAAATGATTAAGAAACAAAAACTGGCTGATGAACAAAAATAGTAGTACAATTACCACCTTTAATGTTATTGTGCCAACAAAACCAGCTTTGACAGTGACTGGAAGTTTTAGCGAATTTAGTGCCTCCGCCTTCAATTTCAAATCTTTAAGAACGACATCACCTGTTAAAAATCAAGCAAAcacttgaatataaaaattcacATAAGCAGCAAGCAGAGAGCATCCACATGATAAAGACGGCATTCACAACTCTCAAATGAAAAGACGCACTGCAAAACAACATCATACAGAGACAAAAGTAGGTTGAAGAATGAACCTTTCCAGACGCTGATTCTCAAAGCCTCTGCCGAGAGACCATGTACATATTCACCCAAATACCTTCGAAGCAAATGTAGAACCTACCAACAATGTGCACTCATTCAGTAACTACATCACGATATCAGAATCCATGCACTTGAAATCATAAAGATATCAGAATCCATGCACTTGACATCATAAAAATGTAAATCTCTAGCATATTCTTTAGCTTTCAAGTAATCTACATTGAAGCAACATATTATCATGTGGTTTAATAGGAATTAGAGCTcatttttagcaattttatgtCCATATATCTTCGTAAATTAGCACactaattaatttcaattcaaTGAACTGCGAAGCGACTTCGCATCCTATGGAAAAACTGCATATAAAATCTCAAACGATTTAAACATTTCCTTTTTAGACAAACTAACTCAACTCTACAAGTTCAAAATAATCTATCATCACTGGATGATAAGAACAATAATACGATTAATCTAACAAAATCGATATGATCAAAACATAAACAACACCAATACGACGTCGTCGTCTCAATTATTCATAATATAGCCATAAACCCTATGTAACACTTGAGCGGCACCTCCTGCTTCCTTCAATCAAGAAGAGAAGTGAAAAACGAAGATATGAAAGCTTTTGTCCAAATTATGTTAATGGAATCCGAAAAAAACAGAGATGAAAGCGTAACCCTTACGTGAGCTTCAAACATGGCGACCGAGAATGGAAGCCGATGTTGGCAAAGTAGGAGCTAATTGAAGGGAAAAGTCCGATCAATCCCCAAACGGACAAGTGAGATCAGCACGGAGTGGCATTGCAGTCCGACCGAATATCGAACATTTGGATATCCCTAGGAATTCTGATTTatttacaaattacaaattagggTGTTGGTCTCTTAGAGTTAAAAAGACGTTCCAAGAGCAATCAGGTAGTTTGAGAGAGAAGACGATAATTCTAATTGGGACAGACagcatatatttgtatgtaagGAGCCAATGAgccaattttattaataatttcacGTTATGTTTTATGTTATGAGTCTGATGACTCAGTCCGTTCAGGTGGGGAggacttttctctttttttcttttcttttttttttttttaataataacaaataaaaactcattattattttatttattttgtttttgttgaataacTCAGTGTTTTAACTTACCTGAAAggaaattttcatttcattttttattatacgAGGGGAGAAATAATAGAGAGtttgatgaattaatttttggtcaaattcaaaatttgaatgTGATCTACAGTGCCAACGGGCTCAATGCCTCAATGAGGCCCCGGGGATCCCGGAGTTCCGGAGGAGGTGGGCACTTCACAACACCTACACCAACACCACGTGTCGCACTTCCTTCTATTATCTCTCCCCGATACATTTTCCTCTTCatcacctttcttttttttttttgggttgggagTACAGTTAATTACGctttgaaaaataagaaatttttttttttggtgtaataaattatataattgataaataGGAAAAGATGACCTTTTTGGCCTAATTTCGGTGACAAATAGTAATTTGACATGCTTTTTTGCATGATGGAATGGGCACCATTGAAtacataaatgaaaaaaaaatttgaaggtgATTGAAGGTCAATATTTGACTATTATAGGTCCATTTGGAAATAGAAATATCATGTATGTGTGTTTGAATTTTtacgttgtttttttttttttttttttgaaacaattgTAACGTGGGGCCGCATTAATACAGTCTGACTATAGGGAACAACCTTTTTATCTTTCCGACAAAAGTCTGAAAAAAGCCATAGATAAGAAATCTGGGTCGTGAGGGCCAGCTAATTTTGAGTCCGTATGCAAGCCCAACCTTAATTTAATCCAACCCAACTGGTTAACAAACCAAAGGATATGTAGCCAGGCCTACAAACCTATAAATTCTGCATACACTCAAAATTAACTTTATACATTCATACAAGTAAAATTATACAATCGCCTTATTTCCTAAGTGCCTTTCATTCTTCACAATCTGGCAAATTTTTGATATTGGGGacgaaaacaaagagaaaaaaactttCGTACAATATATTACACAGTGGCAAGCACGTTTTTAAAGTGGTTTATTGGCCCATTTCGATTTCAATGAGAAGTGAGAACTACATGACAGGAAGATTTTGACAACACCAAGCAAGCTATTGAGGGTGTCCATGTGAATCatacatatataacatatatacatatgtatatatatatatatatatatatgtatatgatgtttgttttttgataaaatgaaTCACATATGATGTTGCATGCAAAGGAACAGTACGTATATTTTGCAACAATATTGTAAGCATATCTTCTCCAAAGACTAAGttttggtagaaaaaaaaaatacaggaaAAAATATGGTAcacaataaactaaataaataaacaagaaaagtaGTACTGCAGGCTATATAAGTATTAGATATTCATTGCCAAAAATATAAGCGTTAGAtattcattaccaaaaatataagcGTTAGACATTAAGCTCCTATATACTTATAGGCAGTAATTAGAATTGGGAATATTCTAATGAAGGGCCATGATGAAAACATGAATGTGAAGAATTTAACATACATTGTCACTTTTTGCTTGGGTTATGCTCTTAACTACAACAATCATTGCTGTAGATACAACAAAAACCACATAtatgatattgatatatatatatatatatatatattataattaaattatatgaaacaGCAACCAGACCATTCTTTAAATTACTTAAAAGATCACCAACTAGTTGATAATTTGCCAGCCTCTGTTTGATGCTTTGTCTTGTCTTTCAtaagcacatatatatacatatatatgatttaacGGAAACCAgcctaaatatataattaagaaatTATCTAATTATTAATGAACCTTTTAATCGCTCTCTCTCAACCCGTGACACACAAAAACTCGAACCCGTGAATTCCAATCTGCCACGTGCCACCCTCTTGAGAAACAACATACAATTCATATCAGATTATGTATTGGATTTCAACAAAATCAATCAAACTCTTCAAACCCTGCATGTGAATTTTGGAACTCATAgagattagagagagagagagagagagagagagagagagatcttcCATGAAACTATACTTAAAAAGCGTGTGTCTTTCAGAGGACCCCACGAGAGGTTGTAGCTAGCAATCCCATGTGCCGACCATAATACCAGTATGACTAAGTAGGAGAAAAAGCACGCTTGGATTATAAGCCAAAATCCTACGTGTCATACCTTATAACCACGAATTCATATGCACATGAAAAAGTGCACGCCCAACATTAAATCTCAATCACACGAAAACAAACCTCAAAGAGGAGCTTGGCCTATCAGCTTCTCTCTCTCCCTAGCCCGTGAGAGTCAGCACGTGACACACTCGGACAAATCCATGCACGTACAAATTATATGCCCACTAAATCAAAACATTAATGGCTTGGTTTTTCGGCTATAAAAACCCATGTTCTACCCCTTTccattttacaaaaccaaaGCAAATTACAAAGGCATAGATTTCACATTTATTACAATATTTAAACTTCATCTTTGGCTTTGCGTGACGACCAAAACTTCCCAAGATCCGTTGAATCTGCACCACTGCATGCATGCTATAGCTGGTCAGGTGAATATTATGTTTCTACTTAAGTATACATTATAGCATTGTTGTTGTtcttaataatttgaatttgaatattgtattatatttatatataaatatatatatatatatatatatagagagagagagagagaggattgaAGGGTTTGGGAGGTCACGTGAGGGTGTGAAATATTAATGCTATGGGTAATTGGTTTTGATAGGTATATATGGACATATATTAGGGTTTTGGAGGGGTTTGAAAGGGGTTTTTGATAAAGTGAAAATATGGACCATAGGAATTGGAAGAACCCGTGAACGGGTTTAATTCTGTTGTGGAGCATCTTCTACTACTAGTGCTGTATCAAATATGTGCTTCCTACTTCTCTGGCCACAAGTTGCAAAACAACAATCAAGAGTCACGAGactctttctatatataattgCTTTTACATCAACACTCACCCAATCCTttctactatttttttattctcttcgtCCCCACTTCCCAAAAACTATGTAGCAAAAAATGGACAACCAAAACTGTCTTTCTTTCTATGGTCTATATTATTGGTATCACATgaataactattatatatatagcttgTGGTAAACAGAGCATGATATATGTGACTTCCAGATTGATTTGCTTTAACTTAACTAAAATTAATGTCACTCACACTCAAGGAATAAAACCAACCCAATCGTAGTTGGATATgcatacttatttatttattattctgcAAAATTAATTCTGAATCAATAACCAGCAACCCaacacatttgtttttttcatcaTATATGTACAAGATCTTTATTCATGAATAAATTTCTTCAAAGCTTTCGAAAACCAAAATTTAGACCGAACAAAGAAAACCCATTTGGATCGTTATGGTTAGTGGTATAAGGAGGTTTCAGAGTGACAAAAAGAGGAAAGTTGTGTGCCTTGTGGTTGTGGAGGATCTGAACTGTGAAAAAACCACTTCACAAGGACATTTCGTTTTGGCACACTTTTCTAGAGAATTGGAGCCTCAAAAAATGCACAAGTACTTTTAAGCAAATCAAAAACTGATTGAAGATGCATTTtgatttccttctttctttatatatttaacctGACTAAAAACAATAGAGAAGGAAGGAGTCACATAAACAGCATGAAGATATAAATAGTTTTAACGTAAAAACGAAAAGGGGTATAAAGTGGTATATCTGGACCACATAAGATTGGctcaaaacaacaaaaatgaaatagtACTGGAGAaaaataagagagagaaaaccaGAAATTAAAGAGATAGATCTACTTGAAGAATAAAGAATACTCTGCCAGATTGCCATAGGAGACCATCCATCCTGTAAAAGCCCTTCCTAACCCTCCAGCTTCTCTATGGACGATGATACTTTAATCAACCAGAACTTGACACGTGTCAACCTTATGCAAACAAACAGTTTTATtgtggaacttttttttttttttttttaagtataaatTAAGAGCCTATGCTATGAATTGGTCCTTGCCAGGCCAGCTTATTTTGAGGCCATTAAAGGTTTAACTCATTCATTCTTCTTTATCTCTTTTTGCTCTTCATCTTCCATTAGTTTTTCAAACAAGGTCTCTGAAGGGGGAAATTTTTGTCACTTTTCAGAGGAACTTAAGAGGAAGAATTGCAATATTCTGAGGTTGCTGCTCTCAAAGTtgtaactttctttttttattttttatagttggaaaatttcctATAAAAGGCCTTTAAGCATCAATTTTCATGGATCACATTCGTGGGTTTTTAGTCATATTGATAGCATTGAGTTTGATTatccaaaattcaagcaatgtTGAAGGAAGATATCACTACCACAAGAAGCAGAAGAACAAAGGGTCCCCTGTTGCAACATCCCCTGTTCCGTCATCCCCTGTTCCATCCCCTGTGTATTCCCCTGATCCTGACGACAatgctcctcctcctcctcctcttccttCATCCCCTGATATTTCTCCTCCTAAAATTCCTTCAGACCCTTATCCAAATGACCCTGGAACTTCCACTTCTGGATGCGTATTCGACGTCATGTCGTACGGGGCGGTTGGAGATGGTTCTGCCGATGACACAGCCGCATTCCTGGAGGCATGGAAAGCCGCTTGTGCAGTAGAATCGGGTGTTGTTTTAGCTCCCTCAAATTATTGTTTCAAGATCACTTCAACAATCTTCTCAGGGCCCTGCAAGCCAGGGCTTGTATTTCAAGTAAGTTTTTTTGGGATGCAaagttttttaagttttttttcctcttgttAATTCATTTCAGAACACAAAAGTTTGATGGTTAAgctcaaaacatttttttttttttttttaatcgggAAAACAGGTAGATGGGGTTTTGATGCCACCTGATGGGCCTGAAGAATGGCCCAAGGCAGACAGCCGTAAGCAATGGCTTGTGTTCTACCGACTCGACCAAATGACTTTCAATGGGAGTGGAACCATTGAAGGGAATGGCCAAAAATGGTGGGACCTCCCCTGCAAACCTCACAGGGTAAGTTTTTTCATCTTTAAACtccatttattcatttatttttttttggagtctgatgaagaaattgaaaatattctaatttcttAATGTTATGTCAATTCAGGGTCCAAATGGATCAACACTGAAAGGACCATGTGATAGTCCTGCGGTAAGTATAAAGCAACTTTACAATTCTATACTCAATATTGATGAGTTTTCTGAACTTCTTTGATCATAACTTTCTGCAATTCTCTGTTTTATTTTCAGATGATTCGTTTTTTCATGAGCTCCAATTTGGTAGTTAGTGGATTGAAAATCCAAAACAGTCCTATGTTCCATATGAAATTTGACGGCTGCGAAGGAGTTTTGATAAACAAGCTGTCGATTTCTTCACCAAAGCTTAGCCCCAACACTGATGGGATCCACATAGAGAACACAAAATCTGTTGGAATATACAACTCCATGATAAGCAATGGTAGGAAActgattttatttccttttatctGCCAAGCAGAACCTCTCTTTTCTTACCCTTTCTATTCTGCATATATTACATCGGATATTCAATGTTGCATGATTTAAACAGGTGATGATTGCATTTCAATTGGACCAGGCTGCTATGATGTTGATATACAGGGGGTCACTTGTGGACCAAGTCATGGGATTAGGTAAACTATTTATAATTTCATCAAACAATATTTTCGAaagcaacctttttttttttttctctctctttgatTCATTATTTTGAAAGCAAGTTTgatggaaagaaaagaaaaggaccaAAACTGCTATTTTCATAACTACTGAGTGGTTGAGgtgcaaaaagcaaaaaaaaaaaaagctattttcATAAGTACTGAGTGGTTGAGgtgcaaaaagcaaaaaaaaaaaaaaagaaaaaaaaaaaaaaaggagaaagtgTCACATGTGATTTAAACTCAGAGACAATGCTATTGCTATTGCTTTTATCAATCAAATGGTCCTCTCCCAAAAGTTTCAAAAAGGAGCCACTTGAACAAGTTATGCAATATGTGTTTCATATAAGTTTTTGTTCTGCAGCTTGTTTATAGCAAAAATGTACCAAAGCAAAAAGTTTAACACACAAAACACAATTTTGGTGCAGCATTGGGAGCCTTGGAGTCCACAATTCCCAAGCATGTGTTTCGAACATAACAGTTCGAAATGCAGTGATAAGGGAATCAGACAATGGGGTGAGAATCAAGACATGGCAAGGTGGAATGGGATCAGTAACAGGGATACTATTCGAGAACATACAAATGGAGAATGTCAGGAACTGCATAATCGTAGACCAATACTACTGCTTACAAAAGGCTTGTCTGAACGAAACATCGGCGGTGTATGTGAACGACGTGTCGTACAGGACCATAAAGGGTACTTATGATGTGAGGACACCTCCAATCCACTTTGCCTGCAGTGATGCAGTGGCTTGCACAAATATAACACTCGCAGATGTTGAGCTTTTGCCTcatgaaggagagttggtggaTGAC is a window from the Ziziphus jujuba cultivar Dongzao chromosome 11, ASM3175591v1 genome containing:
- the LOC107404675 gene encoding polygalacturonase At1g48100 isoform X1, which codes for MDHIRGFLVILIALSLIIQNSSNVEGRYHYHKKQKNKGSPVATSPVPSSPVPSPVYSPDPDDNAPPPPPLPSSPDISPPKIPSDPYPNDPGTSTSGCVFDVMSYGAVGDGSADDTAAFLEAWKAACAVESGVVLAPSNYCFKITSTIFSGPCKPGLVFQVDGVLMPPDGPEEWPKADSRKQWLVFYRLDQMTFNGSGTIEGNGQKWWDLPCKPHRGPNGSTLKGPCDSPAMIRFFMSSNLVVSGLKIQNSPMFHMKFDGCEGVLINKLSISSPKLSPNTDGIHIENTKSVGIYNSMISNGDDCISIGPGCYDVDIQGVTCGPSHGISIGSLGVHNSQACVSNITVRNAVIRESDNGVRIKTWQGGMGSVTGILFENIQMENVRNCIIVDQYYCLQKACLNETSAVYVNDVSYRTIKGTYDVRTPPIHFACSDAVACTNITLADVELLPHEGELVDDPFCWNAYGTQETLTIPPINCLQEGEPQTVAESSKYGC
- the LOC107404675 gene encoding polygalacturonase At1g48100 isoform X2 translates to MDHIRGFLVILIALSLIIQNSSNVEGRYHYHKKQKNKGSPVATSPVPSSPVPSPVYSPDPDDNAPPPPPLPSSPDISPPKIPSDPYPNDPGTSTSGCVFDVMSYGAVGDGSADDTAAFLEAWKAACAVESGVVLAPSNYCFKITSTIFSGPCKPGLVFQVDGVLMPPDGPEEWPKADSRKQWLVFYRLDQMTFNGSGTIEGNGQKWWDLPCKPHRGPNGSTLKGPCDSPAMIRFFMSSNLVVSGLKIQNSPMFHMKFDGCEGVLINKLSISSPKLSPNTDGIHIENTKSVGIYNSMISNGDDCISIGPGCYDVDIQGVTCGPSHGISLFIAKMYQSKKFNTQNTILVQHWEPWSPQFPSMCFEHNSSKCSDKGIRQWGENQDMARWNGISNRDTIREHTNGECQELHNRRPILLLTKGLSERNIGGVCERRVVQDHKGYL